ATGAGTATCAATAGCGATATTATCCTTTATTTCTCCCAATACCCCCTTAACCTCACCAGTATTTACGAAAAGGAATATTTTCCCCGATTTTTGGGCAACAGTGCTGTTATCTGGGGCTATTTCCAACCCAGGATATGATTTCAGTAATACATCCAGTTTACCTAAAGTGCGGGTGGTAACGATGATTTCAGATTGATCTAAGACTCCTGATGAGAGAATCTTCCTGATGATCATGCTTCCCATGGCACCGTAACCAATGAATCCAATTTTTTCCATGTATCTTTCTCCCCCTTCTGGATTAGTCCTCATTTTAAGTTAAAAATTTGTTTAATCCCCATTGAGTGTTGAACCTCCATTGATTATGAAAAGTGCCCCACCACTATTTCCTCCCACCATAAATGGAGAATATTCCATACTTATAGTAGCAATCCACCTGAGAAAACCCGGCTGATTTTAGTGCATCTAACTGATCTTCCAGTTTGTCAGGATTATTATCCGGGTTATCCTTATACTGTTCTGGAAGGTGCTGAAAGCTCTTATGGGTGTTCAGTTTCTCCTGATTTTCACTTATCCATTCACTCCAGAGCACACGGTACCAGCTTTCTAGCTCATCAGTAGGGGCTCTTATGGTTTCAATGTTAATAAAGAATCCTCCGGGCTGCAGATGGTTGTATATGTACTGAAAAAGGGATTTTTTCTCTTCAAAATGGATGTGGTGAATGGCCAGAGAGGAAACCACCAAATTAAAGGAATCTACTAAACTGTCGTTATCATTCAATTTACTTTTAAGTAATTCTTGGAAGGTTTTGTGTACAAAAATCATTCCTTCATAGTTTTTAAGGTTTTTTCTGGCATTTTCCAGCATCTCCAATGAACCATCCACCAGTGTGGTGTTGATCTGCTTGTCTTCCTTAAGGAGTTCCATGGTCAGTGCCCCGTCACCACAACCAAGGTCCAGAACCTTCACTGGTCCTTCCAATTCATTATCCATTAGAAAATAGCGGTAAAATGATCTTAATATGGAGAATAATCGTTTTCTTTCCAGTATGTAGATGTCTGCGTTTTCCATAAATTCATTGGCATGTTCAGCTTCTGCCCATTCTGATTTTTCGAATTCACTCATATAACTCGCCACAAGACTCTAATTGAAGTAATAATTTAAAAAATTTACCAGTTTTTAGAATTTATTTTTATTTATTTTTGTTAAATATAGTAGATTAAGGTTAGAGGTTATTTTTTTGGTTTTAAATATTTCGAAACCCCTTTTTTCATAGAATTTAATATTTTTCAGACTTAAGTGTCCGGTTATAAGCTCTGATCTCTCAGCTTCGGAAATTTATTCTCTATTCTCTCCATCAATTTGCCCCCTATTCCCTGGTTCTGGAAATCCGGATGAACTATAAGCCGGCCAATGTAAAGGGTTTCGGGAGTCATCATCCTCGCCCTTACTGAACCGATTATCCGGCCATCCTCCACTGCCTTAAGGAAAGAGTATGCTCCAAATTCAGATTTTATTTCCTCCAGGGTTTGGATTAGTGGATGGATATTATGATCATTGTAGATTTTAGCTTCACTCTGGTAGCACAATTTTTGGAGGGAAAGTATCTCCAGAGCATCTTCAATGCTGGCAGGTTCAATTATCATTATATCCCTGGTTTGAGTATCAACAGGGTTCCTACACTCCATCTCTTCACCAATGGGCTTTTTACTATTTTTTAGCGGTTCCCTTGAAGAAGTTGTAGAAGAATGTTCCCGATGGTTCTGCGGTCATGTGCAGGTCCTGGATACCCTTATCCCATGTTTCAGGAGTTATAAGTCCTGAACCTATGGCCTGGTCCTTCACTCCTTCCACCATGGCGATTATGGTCTTTTTAATGAATCCATCTACCAGTTCTCCTTTGCTGGAGTCCACGTAAACCACCCGGGGATCAATCTTTACCTCTTTAAAACCAGCTTCGGAAAGGAGTGGGTATAATTCTCTACCCATGAGAGGGTTGCAGTTTAACTCTTTTTGAGCTTTAATCATGCATTGCCATGCATTAATAGCCTCTTTGGTTTCCGGGTGGAAGTAACATGACCCGTGGTCCCCCTCAATAACCGTGATGGAACCTTCACTCTTAAGAACCCGTTTCAAACTTTTAAGCGCTCCCACTGGGTCAGGGAGGTGTTCCAGTACAAAGCAGATGAACACATGGTCAAAGGTCTCATCAGCAAATGGTAGTTCCATGATGTCTGCAGTTTGAAACTGAACATTGGAAATTCCTTCCCTACCCATTAGAGCTTTTGCATGGGTTAAAGATGGCTTTGATATATCCACTGAGGTTATCTCTGCCTGAGGACTGTTCCGGGCCAGATGTATGGTCTGGGCCCCCACCCCACATCCAGCCTCCAGCACTAAACTACCTTCTGGAAAGCTTGTATCATAATGTAAGAGAGGAGATAGTGTTTCTGCCTGATCAACCAATCTTATTGCTTCCCTTTCTGAATATCCATGCACATAATCTTCTCTCATCAAAAAACCCCTAGCTGATTTATTGGAACTTTAGTAATCCATGGAATAAATTGATTCTTTAAAAATATAATTAATGTAGAGTACTATTTAAAACTTCAGAGCACGAATCTGTACATCAAAAATATTATGTCGCGCCCAAAAAAATTAAAAAAATGTGGCTGTAAAGTTTTTGGGTGTTGAAGCAAATTTCACAAAAATTTAAAAAACTTCAGATTTAAATCAAATTCCAGTTATAAACCGTTAAAATTAAGTATAAAGTGAGAATAGATATAATAACATGCCTAATGAAATTATAACTACTCTCAGTTCTAGTATTGCGTCCATGCAACTTAATCTTTTCGATTTTGTTGTGGAAAAACCAAAATTTGATGAAGTTTTAACACGAAGATTTCAAAGGTCTGAAATCACTCGAAACGTGAATAAAAACCTGAATTTACTTTCAAACAATCATTTCGAATATTTAAACCCAATTTGTCCTAATTGTAATTCAAATCATGTGATTAAACAGGAATATCATGAAAGAAACCCCATATTGGCTGATTCAGGACCTCAAAAAATTTATTTGCGACGATATAAATGTAAAAGTTGCAGTAAAAAGTTCACAACAAGCTTAGATTCAGTTATAAAACCTCATCACAGATACGTTAATATTTACAGTGATAAATTAGAGTCTTTGATTCAAACAGGCTATCGTTCGCTGCGTAAATTGGGGGAAGACTTTCAAACGTTCTTTGGAAACTCACCATCACACACAACCATTAAAAAATGGCAAACCATAGAAGTTGAAAAACGAATAACCAACACAATAACACTTTATTCAGGTTACTACGCGTATGATGAGCAGTATATTCGACTTAACGGTAAAAGACACTACCGTTTAACATTATACGACACCATACTCAACATACCAATAGCAGAAGAAATAGCTCCTAAAAGAACTACAGAAACCATAAAAAGATTTATTGAAGAATCCACAAAAAATCAACCACTGATAGCAATTACAACCGATCATTTCCGAAGATACAAAAGAATAATGGACAAAATTGGTGTGAAACACCAATTATGCATATTTCACCTATTTAAAATGATAGGAAACAGTGTACACAAAATATTAAAGTCCAAAAATGTCTCCAAACGTGAAAAAATAACATTATGCCTTTATTTCACCGACATAAAAAACATATTCCGCACATACAACGAAGAAACATCAATAAACAGACTAGAAACACTACTGGACAAATTCAAAGATATTCCAAAAGTTTTACAACGATACCTCACTAAAAAGATACTTCCAAACTTTCAAAGACTCACACACTTCATGAGAAGCCCATTCATACAACGAACATCCAACAAAGTAGAAAATTACTACAGACAAACAGACCCCAACCAAATAAAGAAAATTTACAAAACAATAAAAGGAATACTCAGCTACCTAAACCAAAAAATGAAAAAATGGACAGCTAAACATGGAAAAAATATCAACACCCAATAACTTTACAGTCCCAAAAAAATAAAAAATTGATTAACCCCGTTTACCAGGTCAGAAAAATGGGAAGAGTTTTCATGACTTCTTCTGGACTTTTCGACTCACCTATTATTTTTAGAATCCTCTTATCTGGTTGGGAGAATATGTAGGGATAATCCTTTTCACCTTCTACAGTAGGGTAGAAGGCCAGACTCTCCCGTTCCATGGAAAACTGAGCATCTACATCAGCACGGTTTCCGCGGGCATCTAACCTGAACCACTTACCATCCAGGGAGACAGCGTTTAAGCCGTGGAGAACAAAACCTTCTTCATGAGTCAGTGTCTGATAGCAAAACCCAGTGGGAATCCCCATGAACCTTAAAAGAGCAGCTAACAAATTTGATTTAGCAAAACATAAACCATGACCTTCTTTTAAGACTTCAGATGCCCGGCAGGTCACTTGACAACTTCCAATATCCAATGAATGGTCAATTTCATCCCTTACAAAATGGTAAATGTCTTTCACTGTTTCAATCTGCCCCTGATCACTGGCCAGTTCCCGGGCTTTTTCTTGAATTTCAGGATAATTGTAATTTACTACCTTTGAAGATTCTAGATACTTGTTTAAATCGTCTTTTTGTATTAAAAAAAGCATATCCATGACCCTTGTTTGATTAATAATATTTACACCATCATTTTTATCCGTAGGTATCACTTAAACATTCCATCGAGTATTCTATACCTTAAGTAGATGATATCATCCTTAATTTTTTCCATTCCACCTAGATACAATTTTATTGGCTCTAATTCCCCATCTGTATCATTGGTCTGGAAGATAGAATTGGGTGTGCTTCCACCCACGAGTTCTGGGTGTACCAGGAGGTGTATTTCATCGGCCAAGCCCTGGCGGAGTAAAATTCCATTCAAAACACCACCACTATCAACTCTTACCTTTTTAACCCCAAATTTGGTATTTAGTTCTTCCAGAGCATTTTCCAGGTCCACCTTCTGATATCCCACCACCAGATAATCTATGTACCGTTCATCCAGGAAGTCCAGATATTCTCGAGGTGTGGAACGGCTGCATAACACCAGAACACTATTAATATAGGGTAATTTTAGAATTTCACTCCATATGCGTATCTGCCCCTTACTATCAGGGACAACCAGTATGGGTCTATTATCGTCTGGATCTTTCTCCCGGGGCTGGAAGGCATCATCAGATTCTGGAAATGTTTCTCCTGCTTT
This DNA window, taken from Methanobacterium subterraneum, encodes the following:
- a CDS encoding transglutaminase-like domain-containing protein, which produces MLFLIQKDDLNKYLESSKVVNYNYPEIQEKARELASDQGQIETVKDIYHFVRDEIDHSLDIGSCQVTCRASEVLKEGHGLCFAKSNLLAALLRFMGIPTGFCYQTLTHEEGFVLHGLNAVSLDGKWFRLDARGNRADVDAQFSMERESLAFYPTVEGEKDYPYIFSQPDKRILKIIGESKSPEEVMKTLPIFLTW
- a CDS encoding methyltransferase domain-containing protein: MREDYVHGYSEREAIRLVDQAETLSPLLHYDTSFPEGSLVLEAGCGVGAQTIHLARNSPQAEITSVDISKPSLTHAKALMGREGISNVQFQTADIMELPFADETFDHVFICFVLEHLPDPVGALKSLKRVLKSEGSITVIEGDHGSCYFHPETKEAINAWQCMIKAQKELNCNPLMGRELYPLLSEAGFKEVKIDPRVVYVDSSKGELVDGFIKKTIIAMVEGVKDQAIGSGLITPETWDKGIQDLHMTAEPSGTFFYNFFKGTAKK
- a CDS encoding GNAT family N-acetyltransferase; the encoded protein is MECRNPVDTQTRDIMIIEPASIEDALEILSLQKLCYQSEAKIYNDHNIHPLIQTLEEIKSEFGAYSFLKAVEDGRIIGSVRARMMTPETLYIGRLIVHPDFQNQGIGGKLMERIENKFPKLRDQSL
- a CDS encoding dihydrofolate reductase family protein gives rise to the protein MMPIVILYNAVSLDGRITGFDADLELYYELASKWDVDAVLMGSNTVLTGFGVKAGETFPESDDAFQPREKDPDDNRPILVVPDSKGQIRIWSEILKLPYINSVLVLCSRSTPREYLDFLDERYIDYLVVGYQKVDLENALEELNTKFGVKKVRVDSGGVLNGILLRQGLADEIHLLVHPELVGGSTPNSIFQTNDTDGELEPIKLYLGGMEKIKDDIIYLRYRILDGMFK
- a CDS encoding transposase — protein: MPNEIITTLSSSIASMQLNLFDFVVEKPKFDEVLTRRFQRSEITRNVNKNLNLLSNNHFEYLNPICPNCNSNHVIKQEYHERNPILADSGPQKIYLRRYKCKSCSKKFTTSLDSVIKPHHRYVNIYSDKLESLIQTGYRSLRKLGEDFQTFFGNSPSHTTIKKWQTIEVEKRITNTITLYSGYYAYDEQYIRLNGKRHYRLTLYDTILNIPIAEEIAPKRTTETIKRFIEESTKNQPLIAITTDHFRRYKRIMDKIGVKHQLCIFHLFKMIGNSVHKILKSKNVSKREKITLCLYFTDIKNIFRTYNEETSINRLETLLDKFKDIPKVLQRYLTKKILPNFQRLTHFMRSPFIQRTSNKVENYYRQTDPNQIKKIYKTIKGILSYLNQKMKKWTAKHGKNINTQ
- a CDS encoding class I SAM-dependent methyltransferase, coding for MSEFEKSEWAEAEHANEFMENADIYILERKRLFSILRSFYRYFLMDNELEGPVKVLDLGCGDGALTMELLKEDKQINTTLVDGSLEMLENARKNLKNYEGMIFVHKTFQELLKSKLNDNDSLVDSFNLVVSSLAIHHIHFEEKKSLFQYIYNHLQPGGFFINIETIRAPTDELESWYRVLWSEWISENQEKLNTHKSFQHLPEQYKDNPDNNPDKLEDQLDALKSAGFSQVDCYYKYGIFSIYGGRK